The Larimichthys crocea isolate SSNF chromosome XXI, L_crocea_2.0, whole genome shotgun sequence genomic sequence TAATTATGTGTATAATTTAGCAATCTGACCATCAGTACTGCCACCTTTGGggaatatttacatacattcacacagtaCAGATTGCCTGTGTCTGTTCAGTGTCATTTTTTGTCCTGGTTGCCCTCCCTCACCATAActccatataaaaaaaatgatctcAAGACAAACATCAGTAAATGTCTCATGTACAGCAATTTACcaatcaatatttaaaatgtagaaagataaaacagaaacagtgaaaaCTGCAAAAGCAGCCAATTTTTAATATGATCCTAATTTAATTACTGAGTTATGAGttatacagaaacaaaacactttttccatattacaaaaaaaagaaatatcaggTGCTGTACCGCACCAAGAGTTCAGAAGACCAAAGACGCAAATATCATCATCTCCGTACGATAATAACAGTCTTTATGAGTGCCACTTGTGACGGTGAGGCCAAATCTCAAATGACACCATTCCCCATATAGAGTCCTACTTTTAGCCTGAGACCCACATACAGAGCTGTGACTGTGGGCAGAAAGTAGAGCACCATCGAGATGAAGATGGCATGGTATGAGAGAAGACCTTAAAGGCAGAACactcattattttttcttcttctcatctttcttGGCACCATctgctttctccttctccttgtctttgtccttctcatcttttttctctttgtcatccttcttctctttcttgccttcctccttttcctgtccttccttcttttctgCGTCCCGGTTGGAAATCTTGTTGTTGATCAGGTTGTGCAGAGCCACCACAGAGCGTATGAGTGACGCCAGGTACACCACCAGCATCTGGTCATTGGTCTTAAGGTAGAAGGCTTTTGTGAACTCCTGCAAAGACAGAAtatcattcattattaatatttagcATCAATAAGCCATGTCTTAACAAATACAACCTGGTGCAATTTGTTGGAAAGCATTTGACCATAAACTGTGATATCAAACCATAAATGTTGAGCCATGGATCAAATAGAGCTAAAATTTTATTTAGATGTGAAACATGCAGGTATTCATCTCCATGGTTTTGCTTATGTTTATGCTATTGTGGGTTAATCACAGCACTGACACCAAGAACAATtgacaaatgtatttgttaGGAAATACAGTTCATACTGGTGAACACTTGTGCTCGAGCTTCATGTGTCTCACTAAACCCGACTCAGTTTGCCCTCTAGTGGATAAAATGAGAAGTTCGGCTAGACGGCAGATTGTTGTGTCAATTCCCaaagtttttttcaaaatgaatttgCTGTAACccattcaattaaaaatgttaactATTTTCATACATtaattattgtaaataaatgcaaaacaaatgtgcctcaaacaaacagaacttacCAGTAGATTTACGTCTGGCAGCAAGTTGAAGACATCCTGCAGCTGATAGATGATCTGGTGGTTGATGGGAAGTTTGCCTGCCGTCACTCTCTCCAGGTAAGAGCGAATGTCCAACAGCTTCGAGTTGAGTCCCTTCAGGCCGTGAACCTGGTTTGTGATGCGTTGTGACAAAGTGCCCACTGTGGTATCCTTGATATCTCTGTAGATATATGTGCCAGATGAGAAGTAAATGAGCATGAGTATGTACCTTTTTCAAGTCTATTTGTTGAATGGTTTTATCAATATGTCTTATCTCTAAGTAGTAGCAGAGATGTATCATTTACACCCCATACTGTTATCACAATTATTTATTGCGGTGACTGTTGCGTAAATAACAGTGGAGCAAAGTGTATGAATCGAGGGTTTGTTCAGTACCTGAGCAGGTGCTCCACACCCACTTCTTCTGCCTCCTCAGCTCCAATCTCACTGGTGACGTGTTCAAACGTCTTGGATGTTGGAGTGCCATCCTAGAAAGAACGTAATGAAAATAATTCTAAATCCACTCTAACCCAAAGTTTGCTTTGCAGTTCAGTAGAGGCTGTCACCTTTCATGGGTTGTTTCTTATAACAAATCAGgcagaaaagataaaaactaCAGCTCTTTAAAAGGTCTTCCAAGTCAAATCCTGCATCTATTCTCACGAAACCcacaaaaatggaaatgttttcatttagtaATTTataactgaatttaaaaaaattgttcAGTCCAAGCAATTTTAGAAATAACCGCTTCATTTCTATTCATGATCAACTTACATCGTGTATTTCCTCCACAGAGATGTATGCTTCTGTGGGTAGACCAAGATCTTTGGGCTTCACATCTATTATGACTAACACCTGGTCAGATAAAAGAGCAACATATGTATGAGTTATTCAACATCAGAATGAAGATAAGTACAACAAGGTGATGTCATGACACGTACACGTTAAGCAGAGgaataaagtgaaatatttacaaACCGAATTGGTACAGTACTGCTTGATGAGCTCATTGATGGCGATGTCATTTTTATGTAGCTTGGGTCCTGTGTGGTACCATCCGACTATTCTTTCCCTGGCTGAAAAATCAAGGAAGATGGTTATGGTTATTCAAGTATAAAATCAGGGTAGAGCAGTCAACATAAAGCACAACTGAATTATGTAAACATAGACAGTGCCTTACCATTAACTTTCTTGAACATGCCATACATGTTCTCCAAGTAGTCATGATCCAGGAACCACACTGAGTCATCCCTGTCGTCCTCGTCAAATGGCACTGGAAGGGGACATTGACAATGGACTTAAAAACTGACTGAAGACTTCATATCAATTCCCCAGTAATGCATATCTAAATAGCTTTAAACAGCCTTTCACTGACGCTAAACACAGTCAGCCAACTACTCGGGCTGAAGTTGAATAAGAGATCATTTTAGTTTTGTATTGAAGCCTACAAACTGGCAACATAAAGCAGACATGGGGACTTGAGATTAGTGACTTGGACTTGAGTCGACTCGAGTCGCCGTTTTTCTATGacttgtgacttgacttgacaaaaaatgaaatacttgaGACTTGACTCGGACTTGGAAGTTTAAGACTCGGGACTTGACTTGAGACACGATGACTTGAATGACTTGAGTCTTActcacatcatgttttcagtgtgaatataaaatgtattttttttaaataatgttgatgattGCAGTGCGAGATCAGATTCTGcagctaaaattacaacaatacaccaaaggtgacttgactttcccaagaaaaaaatacttgggACTTATGTGACTTGAAGgttaagacttgagacttgcaCATGTGTCACTTGGTCCCATGTCTGACATAAAGTCTGAATTACAACTCGGGTGGTCAGATCTAATATAATattgagttttattcagttgttgtttttttaagagctTGTACTTGTGACTAAAACTCAGTCTGTGTTTGATCTACAGATTTCTTCAAGGAGCACCttcttatttttgtgttgtcaACATGACTCACCTGCAAAACTGTTTGAGACGTCCAACACTTTCTTCTGCCATGATCCCAGCAGGACGCCAACCACTCGTTTCTGATTGCCAACTTTTCCTATCCTGTAGATTGagttgtaaaaacaaacagagccgATGATCTGGTTAGTTTATGATATCTCTGTCAGACATGAACGCCATGACTCAGAAACATGGACCGAGATGCTAGCGAGGCTAAGCTATTGCCCAGATTTTCACGTTGTCCAGCGATAAACAGAAGAATTACAAGCTCGTGTCATTAGTGTGTACTTACTTACAGGTTCAACTACTAATAAATCACTGCTGTTTATTGATTCACGGGCTATTTGACGGTCTAACCTGTTACCCCTGAGCTAACTAGCCTGTTAGCCGCGTCTACATTCATTCTTAACGGCGCTCTGACTCAGCagggctaacgttagcttagcaGCAGCGTTACGCTTCTGGACATTATAACGTTCAGACTTTGCAAAGGCTCGACACAAACATCAAACTcactcacctgttaaaatgaTCCACCACGCTGAGCAGCACCAGGGGGTGAACGACCACGTTTTCCACCGCTAACTCCGGCATTTTCGCAGTGAAGATAAACAGCGCACacaacccaccaccaccacacaatGACGGCTACGCTGCACGTCACGCTTGCGTGATGACGTATCTTCCGTCTCTCCTGGCAACAGAACGACGCGATGAGGAGTTAGAGAAGTTGCCGCAGACGGACGTTGACAGACAAAATGGCAGGATCCGAGCACgtaaattaactttattttgtgtttgtaaaaatgtatattcCTTAATGATAAAGTTGTTAATGCTTAAATAaccaaaacagacattttacaaGTAGGTGTTGTATTAAATGTCCCGCAGGCTGAGGTTGAGGAGACACTGAAGAGGATTGGTGCCCAAAAAGGTGTGATTGGAACAATAGTTGTCAATGCAGAGGGTAAGCCAACATGCATAAACATCCAGCACAGCATATCTGATACAACATGTTTGTATtgctttaatgaaaataattctAAATCCACTCTAACCCAAAGTTTGCTTTGCAGTTCAGTAGAGGCTGTCACCTTTCATGGGTTGTTTCTTATAACATATCAgacagaaaagataaaaactaCAGCTCTTTAAAGGTCTTCCAAGTCAGATCTTGCATCTATTGTCACGAAACACACAAAAGTGGatatgtttaatgtctaatgtgtttttagtgcactgtcttgtattgtttttgatgatttaatgttcttctctgtaaagtgtctttgagtaccctaaaaagcgctttcaaataaaatgtattattattatgtttacaACACAGTCTGACtaaaagtttgatgttttttaggTATTCCCCTGAGAACAACTTTAGATAACTCCACCTCAGTTCAGTATGCAAAGGTTTTTCACCAGCTCACGATGAAGGCCAGGAGCACAGTGAGGGACATCGACCCTCAGAATGACCTCACCTTCCTCCGAGTCCGCTCCAAGAAGCATGAGATCTTGATTGCGCCAGGTGAGTTAGTATAACTGATTTAATGGTGCCAAACATTTAATGTTATCTCAGAGGAACACTTTTGGCTTCactgtctcttctttttcttcatgtctCTGCAGAGAACGAGTTTCTGCTGATAGTCATCCAGAGCCCACGTGAATAGCTGCAGGACGTTTCCACAAGAGtctgtatttagtttgtcaCATGTTAGTGCCTTATCTAGCCAAAAGatgttttttccactgtgttttgttgctcCGTGCACTGAATAATCCCTCCTTTTTCTACTTGAAAGTATGTTTTCTCAATCTACAGGATgtattgattgtttttcttttgtatttctgtcattttatggCAATGTATATTAAATAACTCTGTCATTGTTTAATACTTAGATCACCCCCGTATGTACTGTTAATGTGTTAAGGTGACAAATTCAatgaaaaacctgaataaaggagaggagaaatatAACAAATGCAGATGTCATACTGGACTTGGTTTGAACTTGATCTTAAGTTAAGATGACAAGAGGAAAATATCTAAGAGAGAGATTGTTATTGGGCTGTGATCTCAGGAGTTTCACTCATGAGAGAGAATAGTCTTTGGAAATCAACACCAAGTGATCACTTGTATCTAGTGGTGGAAAAagtatttagatgttttatttaaaggccTAGTGCGTAGgattttagtggcatctagcgtagtgtgtagttgtggattgcaaaATCCTCCGCCCGCCCTTGCTTTTCTtaatgtgaaggagaaactacggtgacTGTGAAATGCGCGAAAAACTAAAAGTGCCCTGTCTAGagctagtgtttggtttgtctaaTCTGGCCTACTGTATGAACAAGGTGGTTACAAAATAACTTGGTGTTGATTTCCAGGGACCTGTCTCTCTTATGAATGAAGATCCTGACATGTACGGCAGTATTATACACTGTGGAAATGTTGTCTCTGCTCCTGCTGTTCAAAGACCACAGACTATTCTTTATTCATGATGCCATGAAATTAATTATACATCTACATGTTATTTACactaatgtgtgtgtcaggtgaaGAAATTACTAATGTTGCTGGTATGAAAACTCCCAGATACATGACATAAATacatgcagaaaaataaatgtaaatttccatcacattttacagcaatatatgtaaataaataataaatcacaatTATACATCCCAAATAATACATTGTATAACATCTGAAAGTTTGCAGAGGAGACTGAACAGGTGATGCAGGACGGCCAGGTGATTTTGGGACATTGCTACGGGCTCCTGGGATTCTAATATTCAGAGTCAAAGagatagaaagacaaaaattatacataacattgttttatctgGCTTGAACTAAAATAAACCTCATCAAAAGACCAGAGAAGTTGTAGTTTATTGTTATCCACAGAGGAATAGTGTCATTGTGATGTTCCCGTCACTCATAATTTGAAAAATATAGCGTTTATTAGTTTTGACACAGTCCTGACATGCAACTGAATAAtaatttgccttttttgtttcctcaacaaaatcaattaaacattgttttttcaaaataatgcCACAATGAAACACCTCCAGAAAGGGGAGAACATTTATAAGGTTGGACAATCTGTCTAAAACTATTGTagtttcactctttttttttcttctccaaactttattgaaagaa encodes the following:
- the psmd7 gene encoding 26S proteasome non-ATPase regulatory subunit 7 — protein: MPELAVENVVVHPLVLLSVVDHFNRIGKVGNQKRVVGVLLGSWQKKVLDVSNSFAVPFDEDDRDDSVWFLDHDYLENMYGMFKKVNARERIVGWYHTGPKLHKNDIAINELIKQYCTNSVLVIIDVKPKDLGLPTEAYISVEEIHDDGTPTSKTFEHVTSEIGAEEAEEVGVEHLLRDIKDTTVGTLSQRITNQVHGLKGLNSKLLDIRSYLERVTAGKLPINHQIIYQLQDVFNLLPDVNLLEFTKAFYLKTNDQMLVVYLASLIRSVVALHNLINNKISNRDAEKKEGQEKEEGKKEKKDDKEKKDEKDKDKEKEKADGAKKDEKKKK
- the LOC109137416 gene encoding dynein light chain roadblock-type 2, with the protein product MAGSEHAEVEETLKRIGAQKGVIGTIVVNAEGIPLRTTLDNSTSVQYAKVFHQLTMKARSTVRDIDPQNDLTFLRVRSKKHEILIAPENEFLLIVIQSPRE